Proteins found in one Salinibacter grassmerensis genomic segment:
- a CDS encoding RagB/SusD family nutrient uptake outer membrane protein: MNRPRSVPNLFVLGIAALGVLSVAVSCDLDPTNENNPTEDQTLSTAQGIRTLTVGMQELYATDALNATIPRGIGITSREIAVNNTFSNLIEMERGGRDLSTSNSNVEAIWSANYRVVGAAEDILENAPQVNLSASTESGIVATARLFKAMALGNIGLSFEQAPTTTRRDGTAEFVPNEQVLQEAVALLNEALSALDDTAPSDEFSNSVLSISVSGGTSAEGLRNVIHAYRARFNGVIGNNTAAITAVNQVDPAITSTFSYDDQSQNPFWQELVQSEDLALRDSLGSNLTEPGDGRIEFFADPVDETSTPNGLPIEAPAGFYATASTPVPLFVPGEMPLIRAEAKLNSGAPLAQVVEEIDSVRTDGSGDDIPSPFGIAADLPSYEETGRPTTEAALQTEILRQRRAELYLQGTSLADSRRLGGEVSDREAPGMFERNRNFYPYPDQEQRNNPNTPSSPDF; this comes from the coding sequence ATGAACCGACCACGATCCGTTCCTAATCTCTTTGTTTTAGGGATCGCTGCACTCGGTGTGCTGTCCGTAGCGGTGAGCTGTGATCTCGACCCAACAAATGAGAACAACCCCACGGAGGATCAGACGCTCTCTACGGCACAGGGCATCCGCACACTTACTGTGGGAATGCAGGAGCTGTACGCGACCGATGCCCTGAACGCGACTATTCCCCGGGGGATCGGAATTACCAGCCGGGAGATTGCGGTCAACAACACGTTCAGTAATCTCATCGAGATGGAGAGGGGAGGGAGGGACCTCTCCACCAGCAATTCCAATGTTGAGGCAATCTGGAGCGCAAACTACCGCGTTGTGGGCGCGGCCGAAGACATCTTAGAGAACGCTCCTCAGGTGAACCTGAGCGCGTCGACCGAAAGTGGCATTGTTGCCACGGCACGCCTGTTTAAAGCCATGGCACTTGGAAACATTGGCCTGTCCTTCGAGCAGGCCCCCACGACAACCCGCCGAGATGGAACAGCCGAGTTTGTGCCTAACGAGCAGGTTCTTCAAGAGGCCGTGGCGCTGCTGAACGAAGCCCTGTCGGCCCTCGACGATACGGCCCCATCAGACGAGTTCAGCAACAGCGTCCTGTCGATCTCCGTGTCGGGAGGTACCTCCGCTGAAGGGCTCCGGAACGTCATTCACGCCTACCGGGCTCGGTTCAACGGAGTCATTGGTAACAATACCGCTGCCATCACCGCGGTGAATCAGGTAGATCCTGCGATCACCTCCACGTTCAGCTACGACGATCAGAGCCAGAATCCATTCTGGCAGGAGCTTGTCCAGTCCGAAGACCTCGCGCTTCGCGACAGTCTTGGGTCGAACCTCACCGAGCCAGGAGATGGCCGCATCGAGTTTTTCGCCGATCCCGTCGATGAGACAAGCACCCCCAACGGACTCCCCATTGAGGCGCCCGCTGGCTTCTACGCGACAGCGTCCACGCCGGTGCCTCTGTTTGTGCCCGGGGAGATGCCTCTCATTCGAGCCGAGGCGAAGCTAAACAGTGGGGCTCCGCTTGCGCAGGTCGTTGAGGAGATTGACTCGGTGCGCACGGACGGCAGTGGCGACGACATTCCCTCTCCCTTCGGCATTGCGGCGGATCTCCCTTCGTACGAGGAGACTGGCCGCCCGACAACGGAAGCAGCGCTGCAGACAGAAATTCTCCGGCAGCGCCGCGCAGAGCTGTACCTGCAGGGCACGAGCCTGGCCGATAGCCGGCGGCTGGGGGGAGAAGTGAGCGATCGGGAAGCCCCGGGGATGTTCGAGCGAAACCGCAACTTCTACCCATATCCAGACCAGGAGCAGCGCAACAATCCGAACACCCCTTCCAGTCCAGACTTCTGA
- a CDS encoding SNF2-related protein: MADSDGDSNCKRDEPSLFDQPAGSSRPEEGSSEGHPGEGDANEGNGDEANDDESNDDEGNVGEERHQWPPQERFPLNLESAPGGENAPGGEERSVGDTVRKIYRSSEEFLAVTAFTSLEHLLSFFGENPTEGRQIDIVLGSEPSPATGGLYEGTRPVAQQARDYWLRRGVSVLSGGGALRLLRAVEEGRVRFHAAGNLHAKIYVGEEASVLGSSNFSGQGMESQREANARFEAGSGRHREARQIAEGYLEDADDRTEEIAGLLRDLLRPVTWQEALARGAAEILEGDWTDRYPEAFRLLQEEDLWPHQEQAIAQGLWILDTRGSVLVADATGSGKTRIGTHLLYGLLNRLWAQGQVHRTDATVVCPPQVTEEWEREIRRSEAAEVSAISHGMLSQGRNAETEREEVRQANVLFLDEAHNYLSRTSKRSKAITTSASDYSALLTATPINKGSGDLLRMIELLGLDNLSDREFRVYKELQGKASLTTEDEGRLRQIVRQCTIRRTKQDLNEIVGRRPEGYTGEDGTVYRFPEHNCRTYRTGETDTDKRLAEEIGGLAEDLRGLLWLREFKAPPWKLGDRKKEEAFVERRVKGAGGLSTHVIRRALQSSKAALLEVVYGTAKAAEMIGLREGLKAESGDYLAAAGELLEDPPKEKSNLGKERLPNWLTGGLEETVEAERKALRGIGQKAKRLSEARTQARAEKIREIAREEPLVLAFGAKPLTLHALRDCLQSGPGENGPGENGSGKNGTVKNGSSESGSSENGPSGKSEREGEAAGNFWREVVVADGSMSASRRRSVKEKLGLGGSEQTSVGPGGEGKAGLIALCSDAMSEGLNLQRASSVVLLDTPSVIRIAEQRVGRIDRMDSPHEEIDVWWPADSPPFQSARRGLLIERYNANERLLGNNIDLPDTIGGESEIFSEEGRRRASATALIQQYEAHQETGPERRLDDAFRPVRELVGIASPGEQESPPIVPEDTYEQVARADATVWSRVSVVRASGEKNPEERNPEERNPEEKTPGEFSGDPPGRWGFFCLRGQQGRAPRWILVEEGASSTGGPEGNPEGGLPRGELGPPGHGKAEGTLPFGEEGWTTLTRLGPISRRLRALAGRIEPTESQSDPALFKEAEGPLAKMLGAIGKGERDLLSNKARHALGLLQKLAAEYGARASSEERRQACQFLSKALSKDLDAPCDIQDLADRWLGLVQPRYVEWKRGRRNAEATRLKDEGFTNYLLHEPIETGELLRLAENTQRQEPVERRLAAAIIALPM; this comes from the coding sequence ATGGCCGACTCCGACGGAGACTCCAACTGTAAGCGAGACGAGCCGAGCCTTTTTGACCAACCAGCAGGCAGTTCTCGCCCCGAGGAAGGTTCCAGCGAAGGTCATCCCGGCGAGGGCGATGCCAACGAAGGCAATGGCGATGAAGCCAATGACGATGAAAGCAATGACGATGAAGGCAATGTCGGCGAGGAGAGGCACCAGTGGCCGCCTCAGGAGCGCTTTCCGCTAAACCTAGAGAGCGCGCCTGGTGGGGAGAATGCGCCCGGTGGAGAGGAGCGGTCTGTCGGGGATACAGTCAGGAAGATCTACCGGAGCTCGGAGGAGTTTTTGGCGGTAACCGCGTTTACGTCCCTGGAGCATCTGCTCTCCTTCTTTGGGGAAAACCCGACCGAAGGGCGACAGATCGACATCGTGCTGGGAAGCGAGCCGAGCCCGGCAACGGGCGGGCTTTACGAGGGCACCCGCCCTGTTGCCCAGCAGGCCCGGGACTACTGGCTCCGGCGGGGCGTATCGGTCTTGAGCGGGGGCGGGGCGCTTCGCCTGCTCCGAGCGGTGGAGGAGGGACGGGTTCGCTTTCACGCCGCCGGTAACCTCCACGCCAAGATCTACGTCGGGGAGGAGGCCTCCGTGCTCGGCTCCAGCAACTTCTCCGGCCAGGGGATGGAGAGCCAGCGGGAGGCAAACGCCCGGTTTGAAGCCGGGTCGGGCCGGCACCGGGAGGCAAGGCAAATCGCGGAGGGGTATCTGGAGGATGCAGACGACCGCACGGAAGAGATCGCGGGTCTCCTGCGGGACCTCCTCCGGCCGGTGACCTGGCAGGAGGCCCTGGCCCGCGGGGCCGCCGAAATCCTGGAAGGGGACTGGACCGACCGGTACCCGGAGGCCTTTCGGCTTTTGCAGGAGGAGGACCTCTGGCCCCACCAGGAGCAGGCGATCGCGCAGGGCCTCTGGATTTTAGACACCCGCGGAAGCGTGCTCGTCGCCGACGCCACCGGTTCGGGAAAAACCCGGATCGGGACGCATCTCCTGTACGGCCTCCTTAACCGGCTTTGGGCTCAGGGCCAGGTCCACCGGACCGACGCGACGGTCGTCTGCCCGCCGCAGGTGACCGAGGAGTGGGAGCGGGAGATCCGCCGGTCGGAGGCCGCGGAGGTAAGTGCCATCTCTCACGGCATGCTCTCCCAGGGCCGAAACGCCGAGACCGAGCGAGAGGAGGTCCGCCAGGCAAACGTCCTGTTTCTCGATGAGGCGCACAACTACCTCTCTCGGACGTCGAAGCGAAGCAAGGCAATCACCACCAGCGCGTCGGATTACTCGGCCCTCCTTACCGCCACGCCGATCAACAAGGGAAGCGGGGACCTCCTCCGGATGATCGAGCTTCTGGGGCTGGACAATCTCTCAGACCGGGAATTCCGGGTCTACAAGGAGCTTCAGGGGAAAGCGAGCCTCACCACCGAGGATGAAGGCCGGTTGCGGCAGATCGTGCGCCAGTGCACGATCCGGCGCACGAAGCAGGACCTAAACGAGATCGTGGGGCGCCGCCCGGAGGGCTACACTGGAGAGGACGGGACCGTCTACCGGTTTCCGGAGCACAACTGCCGGACCTACCGCACCGGCGAAACCGACACGGACAAACGCCTTGCCGAAGAGATCGGTGGGCTGGCCGAGGACTTGCGGGGGCTTTTGTGGCTCCGAGAGTTTAAGGCGCCCCCCTGGAAGCTTGGCGACAGGAAAAAAGAGGAGGCGTTTGTCGAGCGGCGGGTGAAAGGAGCAGGGGGGCTCTCGACGCATGTGATTCGCAGGGCGCTTCAGTCCTCGAAGGCTGCCCTTCTGGAGGTGGTCTACGGGACGGCAAAGGCAGCAGAGATGATCGGGCTGAGGGAAGGGCTCAAGGCCGAAAGCGGAGACTACCTGGCCGCCGCGGGGGAGCTTCTGGAAGACCCCCCGAAGGAAAAAAGCAATTTAGGGAAGGAAAGACTCCCCAACTGGCTGACTGGCGGTCTCGAAGAGACGGTCGAGGCGGAGCGCAAGGCGCTTCGAGGGATCGGCCAGAAGGCAAAACGGCTCTCTGAGGCCCGGACCCAAGCGCGAGCGGAGAAAATCCGCGAGATCGCCCGGGAGGAGCCTCTCGTTTTGGCCTTCGGCGCGAAGCCGCTGACGCTGCACGCGCTTCGAGACTGCCTCCAGAGCGGCCCGGGGGAGAACGGCCCAGGGGAGAACGGTTCCGGGAAGAACGGTACCGTAAAAAACGGCTCTTCAGAAAGTGGCTCCTCAGAAAATGGTCCTTCGGGAAAAAGCGAACGAGAGGGCGAGGCCGCGGGCAATTTTTGGCGCGAGGTTGTGGTGGCTGATGGAAGCATGTCGGCGAGCCGCCGCCGGTCGGTCAAGGAAAAGCTCGGGCTCGGCGGAAGCGAGCAAACTAGCGTTGGCCCGGGCGGGGAAGGCAAAGCGGGCCTCATTGCGCTTTGCAGTGACGCGATGAGCGAGGGGCTTAACCTGCAGCGCGCCTCCTCGGTGGTTCTTCTGGACACCCCCAGCGTGATCCGAATCGCTGAGCAGCGGGTCGGCCGCATCGACCGGATGGACAGCCCCCACGAGGAGATCGACGTCTGGTGGCCCGCCGACAGCCCCCCGTTTCAGTCCGCCCGGAGAGGCCTCCTGATCGAGCGTTACAACGCAAACGAGCGGCTTCTGGGCAACAACATCGACCTTCCCGACACGATCGGCGGGGAAAGCGAGATCTTTTCCGAGGAGGGACGGCGGCGGGCCAGCGCGACGGCGCTTATCCAGCAGTACGAGGCCCACCAGGAGACGGGCCCGGAGCGCCGCCTGGACGACGCGTTTCGGCCGGTGCGGGAGCTGGTTGGCATCGCGAGTCCGGGCGAGCAGGAAAGCCCCCCGATCGTCCCGGAGGACACCTATGAGCAGGTGGCCCGGGCAGACGCGACGGTCTGGAGCCGGGTCTCGGTTGTGAGGGCCTCAGGGGAGAAGAACCCAGAGGAGAGGAACCCGGAGGAGAGGAACCCGGAGGAGAAGACGCCGGGAGAATTCTCCGGCGATCCTCCTGGAAGGTGGGGGTTTTTCTGTCTCCGCGGCCAGCAGGGCCGGGCCCCGCGCTGGATCCTCGTGGAGGAAGGGGCCTCCTCCACGGGGGGTCCTGAGGGAAATCCCGAGGGAGGTCTCCCGAGAGGAGAGCTCGGGCCGCCTGGCCACGGCAAGGCCGAAGGAACGCTTCCGTTCGGGGAGGAGGGATGGACAACCCTCACGCGGCTTGGCCCGATCTCCCGGCGCCTGCGCGCTCTCGCCGGAAGGATCGAGCCAACCGAAAGCCAAAGCGACCCGGCTCTCTTCAAGGAGGCAGAAGGGCCGCTGGCGAAGATGCTCGGGGCCATCGGGAAAGGCGAGCGGGATCTCCTCTCCAATAAGGCCCGGCACGCGCTTGGCCTGCTGCAGAAGCTGGCCGCAGAGTACGGGGCAAGAGCGAGCTCCGAGGAGCGGAGGCAGGCGTGCCAGTTCCTGTCGAAGGCTCTATCTAAAGATCTGGATGCGCCTTGCGACATTCAGGACCTGGCCGACCGCTGGCTTGGCCTCGTCCAACCTCGGTACGTGGAGTGGAAGCGGGGGCGGCGAAATGCTGAGGCGACCCGCCTCAAAGACGAGGGGTTTACCAATTACCTCCTTCACGAGCCAATCGAGACCGGGGAGCTTTTGCGCCTGGCCGAGAACACCCAGCGGCAGGAGCCGGTCGAGCGGCGGCTGGCGGCTGCAATTATCGCTCTCCCGATGTAA